A genomic stretch from Corynebacterium terpenotabidum Y-11 includes:
- a CDS encoding acyl-CoA dehydrogenase family protein yields MTTKQCTDWKQDTSDYLADLRGELTVPRNTDFYLLEDDLPAEVLTIRDSVRAFVDAQVLPVINDYWERAEFPYELLDGLAATGVVGAAISGYGCPGLSRLAQGIAIRELSRGDGSVNTFLGVQANLSMGTIHMLGSEEQKNRWLPEMAQLAKIGCFALTEPRHGSDSVGLDTTARRDGDGWLITGAKRWIGNGSMAHLVIIFARDEADGKVKAFVMEREDPRDPDSRPTGFSYEVITAKTGKRAILQANLFFDEVRIPEANRLTGCESFSDVSRVLATTRGGASWEALGHAIACFEATATYAASREQFGRPIGATQLVQNTLAAMAADVTSLQLMCHRMASLQESGQWTGTMASIAKLHCADRAREVTRRARDLLGGNGLLLDFHVARHMTDMEVVHTYEGTEFIQSLLIGRKITGLNAMTGA; encoded by the coding sequence ATGACGACTAAGCAGTGCACCGACTGGAAGCAGGACACGAGCGACTACCTCGCCGACCTCCGTGGCGAGCTCACCGTGCCCCGCAACACCGACTTCTACCTGCTGGAGGACGACCTCCCGGCGGAGGTGCTGACGATCCGGGACAGCGTCCGCGCCTTCGTGGACGCACAGGTCCTGCCGGTGATCAACGACTACTGGGAACGCGCCGAGTTCCCCTATGAGCTCCTCGACGGCCTCGCCGCCACCGGGGTGGTCGGCGCGGCGATCTCGGGCTACGGCTGTCCGGGGCTGTCGCGGCTGGCCCAGGGCATCGCCATCCGGGAACTGTCCCGCGGCGACGGCTCGGTCAACACCTTCCTCGGGGTGCAGGCCAACCTGTCGATGGGCACGATCCACATGCTGGGTTCCGAGGAGCAGAAGAACCGTTGGCTGCCGGAGATGGCGCAGTTGGCGAAGATCGGCTGCTTCGCGCTGACCGAACCCCGGCACGGTTCCGACTCGGTCGGGCTGGACACCACCGCCCGGCGCGACGGCGACGGGTGGCTCATCACCGGCGCCAAGCGCTGGATCGGCAACGGATCCATGGCCCACCTCGTCATTATCTTCGCCCGGGATGAAGCGGACGGGAAGGTCAAGGCGTTCGTCATGGAACGCGAGGATCCCCGCGATCCGGACAGTCGGCCGACCGGGTTCAGCTACGAGGTGATCACCGCGAAAACCGGTAAACGGGCGATCCTGCAGGCCAACCTCTTCTTCGATGAGGTCCGTATCCCCGAGGCGAACCGGCTGACCGGGTGCGAGAGCTTCTCGGATGTGTCCCGGGTGCTGGCCACGACCCGCGGCGGGGCATCCTGGGAGGCCCTGGGCCACGCAATCGCCTGCTTCGAGGCGACCGCCACCTACGCGGCGTCACGGGAACAGTTCGGGCGGCCCATCGGGGCCACTCAGCTCGTCCAGAACACCCTGGCCGCCATGGCCGCGGACGTCACCTCGCTGCAGCTCATGTGCCACCGGATGGCGTCCCTGCAGGAATCGGGGCAGTGGACCGGGACGATGGCGTCCATCGCGAAGCTGCACTGTGCCGACCGGGCCCGCGAGGTCACCCGCCGCGCCCGCGACCTGCTCGGCGGCAATGGCCTGTTGCTGGACTTCCACGTCGCCCGGCATATGACGGACATGGAGGTGGTCCACACCTATGAGGGGACGGAGTTCATCCAGTCACTGCTCATCGGGCGGAAGATCACCGGCCTCAACGCGATGACGGGGGCCTGA
- a CDS encoding 3-hydroxyacyl-CoA dehydrogenase family protein, producing the protein MTVTHIAVIGSGTMGRQIGMACAVAGITATVQDISADAVDAARDDMDTWLDGRVTKGRLTAEDAASARSRITFTTSLEDAVGHADLVIEAATEKLDIKRSIFTRLDALAPDHAILATNSSTYGSSAVADATGRPDKVCNMHFFNPALVMKAVEIVRNPQTSDDTVAAVTAVVEALGKKPVLLAKETPGFVANRLLNAVRTEALKLYGSGVASVEDIDTAATAALGYPMGPFALMDLVGIDVTYDIRQASYEMTGDPAELPHPLLVEKYSSGDYGRKTGKGWYSYDD; encoded by the coding sequence GTGACTGTGACACATATCGCCGTCATCGGCTCCGGCACCATGGGACGCCAGATCGGCATGGCCTGCGCCGTCGCCGGCATCACCGCGACCGTGCAGGACATCTCCGCGGACGCGGTGGACGCCGCCCGTGACGACATGGACACCTGGCTGGACGGACGGGTTACCAAGGGACGTCTCACCGCCGAGGACGCCGCCAGCGCCCGGTCGCGGATCACCTTCACCACCTCTCTGGAGGACGCCGTGGGACACGCCGACCTGGTGATCGAGGCCGCCACCGAGAAGCTCGACATCAAGCGGTCGATCTTCACCCGGCTGGACGCCCTCGCCCCGGACCATGCGATCCTGGCGACGAATTCCTCGACCTACGGGTCCTCCGCGGTGGCGGACGCGACCGGACGCCCGGACAAGGTCTGCAATATGCACTTCTTCAACCCGGCGCTGGTGATGAAGGCCGTGGAGATCGTCCGGAACCCGCAGACCAGTGACGACACGGTCGCTGCGGTGACCGCGGTCGTCGAGGCTCTGGGGAAGAAGCCCGTACTGCTGGCCAAGGAGACCCCCGGCTTCGTCGCCAACCGGCTGCTCAACGCCGTGCGCACCGAAGCCCTGAAACTCTACGGGTCGGGGGTGGCGTCCGTCGAGGACATCGACACCGCCGCCACCGCGGCGCTGGGCTACCCGATGGGCCCCTTCGCGCTGATGGACCTCGTCGGGATCGACGTGACCTACGACATCCGGCAGGCGTCCTACGAGATGACCGGGGACCCCGCAGAACTGCCACACCCGTTGCTGGTGGAGAAGTACTCCTCCGGTGACTACGGACGCAAGACCGGGAAAGGCTGGTACAGCTATGACGACTAA
- a CDS encoding enoyl-CoA hydratase/isomerase family protein — protein sequence MTDTQNYETIRADVTDRIGTITVNRPEKRNALSRTVLTEIGQVLDAWEGSPDVQAVVFTGAGEKAFIAGADISQLQHYDLAYGLAAHMQKLYDRIEEYPKPTVAAVNGVALGGGLELAMSCDIRILAENAKVGLPETTLGVLPGAGGTQRLSRLVGKGRAVEMILTSRVLTATEALGYGLCTQVLPADGLLAGVRTTVQTILSKGPLAVQMAKLVIGNGAETDQRTGLLLERLAQTLLYTTEDKAEGANAFLAKRPPEFRGR from the coding sequence ATGACTGACACACAGAACTACGAGACGATCCGCGCCGACGTCACCGACCGGATCGGCACGATCACCGTTAACCGGCCGGAGAAGCGCAACGCCCTGTCGAGGACGGTACTCACCGAGATCGGCCAGGTTCTGGACGCTTGGGAAGGCTCCCCGGACGTGCAGGCCGTGGTCTTCACCGGAGCCGGGGAGAAGGCCTTCATCGCCGGTGCCGACATCTCCCAACTGCAGCACTACGACCTGGCCTACGGCCTGGCCGCGCACATGCAGAAGCTCTACGACCGGATCGAGGAGTACCCGAAGCCGACCGTCGCCGCGGTCAACGGCGTCGCCCTGGGCGGTGGCCTGGAACTGGCGATGAGCTGTGACATCCGCATCCTCGCCGAGAACGCGAAGGTGGGACTGCCGGAGACGACCCTGGGCGTGCTGCCCGGCGCCGGCGGAACCCAGCGCCTGTCCCGCCTGGTCGGCAAGGGTCGGGCGGTGGAGATGATCCTCACCAGCCGCGTCCTCACCGCCACCGAGGCCCTGGGCTACGGTCTGTGCACCCAGGTCCTCCCCGCCGATGGGCTGCTCGCCGGGGTGCGGACAACGGTGCAGACAATCCTGTCGAAGGGACCACTGGCGGTACAGATGGCGAAGCTCGTCATCGGCAACGGTGCCGAGACCGATCAGCGCACCGGCCTGCTCCTGGAGCGTCTCGCCCAGACCCTGCTGTACACCACCGAGGACAAGGCCGAGGGCGCCAACGCGTTCCTGGCGAAGCGTCCTCCCGAGTTCCGGGGCAGGTGA
- a CDS encoding AMP-binding protein — protein sequence MPTHFDTLLTEDRIAETTGAGLWKNKLLLDYFEAAAASTPDKLCTVEPAGRHTYADLAEDVDVAAHALIEAGVEPTDVIGIQLPNWYEWLIIHLAAQRVGAITNALIPIYRDKEIGHMAKTAKVSVLFIPEDFRHFNYMDMVDRLRDDLPDLRKTVVVRGTPQNARRHFDLFEDFLETGRTRRAEAPVDFTGLRPDPNDLALIMFTSGTTGKPKGVMHTHNNVLAGAMPWPDKLGMDDSAVIHMASTFGHLTGYLYGVSLPFILGGTGVFQDIWNVDYFVYLVEKYGINHTSGASPFLHDLITAENLHHYDLSSLKHFCCMGASIPRSYVTEAKRILPQMNVFGGWGMTECCLSTMGHPDYPEEKIINTDGKPLAGMEVRIVDGDGNPLPAGQEGSLQVRGAFLFHGYLGLLDKTLEEFDGDWFNTGDLAAIDADGFLSLAGRSKDVIIRGGENLPVAEIEDALVRHPDIQDIAVVAMPDDRLQEIAAAVVVMEDHRPPLTLDSLREYMATTAIAKQYWPEYVEVTDALPRTPSGKPQKFILRDHLAQVAQELKDNADTAPVATPGQVTAAPQLTSAHGSWWGPVDVTGMDAMFSLEEKSTALRVRKFVDREIRPNIAGWFNKGEFPREIIPELGKLGVLGMHLKGFECPGRSAVEYGLAAQELEAGDSGLRTFVSVQGSLAMAAIHKHGSLDQKLEWLPRMAKGEAVGCFGLTEPTVGSDPASMLTNAVQQPDGDWVINGSKRWIGLANIADVAIIWAQTEEHGLGRGVRGFVVPTDTPGFHAQVIEPKMSMRASVQCEIQLDNVRLPNTAMLPMDSAVGLKGPFQCLNEARYGIIWGVMGAARDSFNAALEYANHRTQFGAPLTHFQITQTKLADMAVAINKGYQLANHIGRLKDSTGLRPGIISAGKLDNTRVAIGIARDAREMLGGNGITLEYSPLRHANNLESVRTYEGTDEVHQLTIGRDITGVGAFTAAGA from the coding sequence ATGCCCACACACTTCGACACCCTGCTCACCGAGGACCGCATCGCCGAAACCACCGGCGCCGGCCTGTGGAAGAACAAGCTGCTGCTCGACTACTTCGAGGCGGCCGCCGCCAGTACCCCTGACAAGCTCTGCACCGTGGAACCCGCCGGACGCCACACCTACGCTGACCTCGCCGAGGACGTCGATGTCGCCGCCCACGCCCTCATCGAAGCCGGCGTGGAACCCACGGACGTCATCGGAATCCAGCTGCCGAACTGGTACGAATGGCTGATCATCCACCTGGCCGCCCAGCGGGTCGGCGCGATCACCAACGCCCTCATCCCGATCTACCGGGACAAGGAGATCGGTCACATGGCGAAGACCGCGAAGGTCTCCGTCCTGTTCATCCCGGAGGACTTCCGCCACTTCAACTACATGGACATGGTCGACCGCCTGCGCGACGACCTGCCGGATCTGCGCAAGACCGTCGTGGTCCGCGGCACGCCGCAGAACGCACGCCGACACTTCGATCTCTTCGAGGACTTCCTCGAGACCGGCCGCACCCGGCGGGCCGAGGCCCCGGTGGACTTCACCGGGCTGCGTCCCGACCCCAACGACCTGGCACTGATCATGTTCACCTCGGGCACGACCGGCAAGCCCAAGGGCGTGATGCACACCCACAACAACGTGCTGGCCGGTGCGATGCCCTGGCCGGACAAGTTGGGCATGGACGACTCCGCGGTGATCCACATGGCGTCCACCTTCGGCCACCTCACCGGGTACCTCTACGGGGTGTCGCTGCCGTTCATCCTCGGTGGGACGGGCGTGTTCCAGGACATCTGGAACGTCGACTACTTCGTCTACCTCGTGGAGAAGTACGGCATCAACCACACCTCCGGCGCGTCCCCGTTCCTCCACGACCTCATCACGGCGGAGAACCTGCACCACTACGACCTCTCCAGCCTGAAACACTTCTGCTGTATGGGGGCGTCCATCCCCCGCAGCTACGTCACCGAAGCCAAGCGGATCCTGCCGCAGATGAACGTCTTCGGCGGATGGGGTATGACCGAATGCTGCCTGTCCACCATGGGGCACCCGGACTACCCCGAAGAGAAGATCATCAACACCGACGGCAAACCGCTGGCCGGGATGGAGGTGCGCATCGTCGACGGCGACGGCAACCCCCTGCCCGCCGGCCAGGAGGGGTCCCTCCAGGTCCGCGGCGCATTCCTCTTCCACGGTTACCTGGGGTTGCTCGACAAGACCCTCGAGGAATTCGACGGTGACTGGTTCAACACCGGTGACCTCGCCGCCATCGACGCCGACGGCTTCCTCTCCCTGGCCGGCCGCAGCAAGGACGTCATTATCCGCGGCGGCGAGAACCTCCCCGTCGCCGAAATCGAGGACGCCCTCGTCCGGCACCCGGACATCCAGGACATCGCCGTCGTCGCGATGCCGGACGACCGGCTGCAGGAGATCGCCGCCGCCGTGGTCGTCATGGAGGACCACCGGCCGCCGCTGACCCTCGACAGCCTGCGGGAGTACATGGCCACCACCGCCATCGCCAAGCAGTACTGGCCGGAGTACGTGGAGGTCACCGACGCCCTGCCACGCACCCCCTCGGGTAAGCCGCAGAAATTCATCCTGCGTGACCACCTCGCCCAGGTGGCCCAGGAGCTCAAGGACAATGCGGACACCGCCCCGGTCGCCACCCCGGGGCAGGTCACCGCCGCCCCGCAGCTCACCAGCGCCCACGGTTCCTGGTGGGGGCCGGTGGACGTGACCGGGATGGACGCCATGTTCTCCCTGGAGGAGAAGAGCACTGCCCTGCGCGTCCGCAAGTTCGTCGACCGGGAGATCCGGCCGAACATCGCCGGCTGGTTCAACAAGGGGGAGTTCCCGAGGGAGATCATCCCGGAACTGGGCAAGCTCGGCGTCCTGGGCATGCATCTCAAGGGCTTCGAGTGCCCGGGACGCAGCGCCGTGGAGTACGGTCTGGCCGCCCAGGAACTGGAGGCCGGCGATTCCGGGCTGCGGACCTTCGTCTCCGTGCAGGGTTCCCTGGCAATGGCCGCGATCCACAAGCACGGTTCCCTGGACCAGAAACTGGAGTGGCTGCCTCGGATGGCGAAGGGTGAGGCGGTCGGCTGTTTCGGTCTGACCGAGCCCACCGTCGGCTCCGACCCCGCCTCGATGCTCACCAACGCGGTGCAGCAGCCCGACGGGGACTGGGTGATCAACGGATCCAAGCGGTGGATCGGCCTGGCGAATATCGCCGACGTGGCGATCATCTGGGCCCAGACCGAGGAGCACGGGCTGGGTCGGGGTGTCCGTGGATTCGTCGTCCCGACCGACACCCCCGGGTTCCACGCGCAGGTCATCGAGCCGAAGATGTCGATGCGGGCGTCCGTCCAGTGCGAGATTCAGCTGGACAACGTCCGCCTGCCGAACACCGCCATGCTGCCGATGGATTCCGCAGTCGGGCTCAAGGGTCCGTTCCAGTGCCTCAACGAGGCCCGCTACGGGATCATCTGGGGTGTGATGGGGGCCGCGCGCGACTCCTTCAACGCCGCCCTGGAGTACGCCAACCACCGCACCCAGTTCGGTGCCCCGCTGACCCACTTCCAGATCACCCAGACGAAGCTGGCGGACATGGCCGTGGCCATCAACAAGGGATACCAGCTGGCGAACCACATCGGCCGGTTGAAGGACTCCACCGGGCTGCGTCCGGGGATCATCTCCGCCGGCAAGCTGGACAACACCCGCGTGGCCATCGGCATCGCCCGGGACGCCCGCGAAATGCTCGGCGGCAACGGGATCACCCTGGAGTACTCACCGCTGCGGCACGCCAACAACCTCGAATCGGTGCGCACCTACGAGGGCACTGACGAGGTCCACCAGCTGACCATCGGCCGGGACATCACCGGCGTCGGCGCATTCACCGCGGCAGGGGCATGA
- a CDS encoding SDR family NAD(P)-dependent oxidoreductase — protein MSTDTTLSGQTCIVTGAAQGIGKAIATTLAARGANVVVADLNGDAAAATAAEIGGNSLGVTVDVTDRAQVDAMVATTVETYGRIDVLVNNAGWDKVSPFLDLDPAVWKRIIDINLVGTLNCAHAVALQMKEQDGHSTIINIGSDAARVGSSGEAVYSACKGGVVAFTKTLARELARYGVTANAVCPGPADTPLFAQISEENPKLRTALEKSIPLRRLAQPEDLANAVAFFASPDTSYVTGQTFSVSGGLTMI, from the coding sequence ATGTCCACCGACACCACTCTCTCCGGCCAGACCTGCATCGTCACCGGCGCCGCCCAGGGCATCGGCAAGGCCATCGCCACCACGCTCGCCGCCCGAGGCGCGAACGTCGTCGTCGCCGACCTCAACGGGGACGCGGCGGCCGCCACCGCCGCCGAGATCGGCGGCAACTCCCTCGGCGTCACCGTCGACGTCACCGACCGCGCCCAGGTCGACGCGATGGTCGCCACCACCGTGGAGACCTACGGCCGTATCGACGTCCTCGTCAACAACGCCGGCTGGGACAAGGTCAGCCCGTTCCTCGACCTCGACCCGGCGGTCTGGAAGCGGATCATCGACATCAACCTCGTCGGCACCCTGAACTGCGCCCACGCCGTCGCCCTGCAGATGAAGGAGCAGGACGGCCACTCCACCATCATCAACATCGGATCGGACGCTGCCCGCGTCGGCTCCTCCGGTGAGGCGGTGTACTCCGCCTGCAAGGGTGGCGTCGTCGCCTTCACCAAGACGCTGGCCCGGGAACTCGCCCGGTACGGCGTCACTGCCAACGCGGTCTGCCCCGGCCCCGCGGACACGCCCCTGTTCGCCCAGATCTCCGAGGAGAACCCGAAGCTGCGCACCGCCCTGGAGAAGTCCATCCCGCTGCGCCGCCTCGCCCAACCGGAGGACCTGGCCAACGCCGTGGCCTTCTTCGCCTCCCCTGACACCTCCTACGTCACCGGTCAGACCTTCTCGGTCTCCGGCGGACTCACGATGATCTGA
- a CDS encoding acyl-CoA dehydrogenase family protein, with amino-acid sequence MDFSVDAAMQAYIDEATAFAGTIAPGYRQRETDRIIDPDLRREMGSRGLIAPELPTALGGRGERALTSGMITEAVSRGDINVSYLQVVGSLVGQVIARNARPEVAEQWVPKITSGEDIVAIGLSEPGGGSDAGNPSMTARKEPNGDWILNGTKSMSFALHAGATVIFARTEDGRRGRGISAFLVELDRDGLTKTATDDMGTLCVGRGFVEFHDVRIPGENLLGEEGQAFTQVMQGFDFSRALIGLQVIGCAQVTLDESWEYAGTRQAFDQPISKFQGVSFPLAEADTLLTAARGLCHKTLWLKDNGLPHTKEAAMCKWWAPKTAYDVINQCLLTHGQFGYLRDYPIEQRLRDVLGLQIGDGTAQIMKLIISRQNLDRSVAP; translated from the coding sequence ATGGACTTCTCCGTCGACGCCGCCATGCAGGCCTACATTGACGAAGCCACCGCCTTCGCCGGGACGATCGCCCCGGGGTACCGGCAGCGCGAAACCGACCGCATCATCGACCCGGACCTGCGCCGGGAGATGGGCTCCCGCGGGCTCATTGCCCCGGAACTTCCCACCGCACTGGGCGGACGCGGTGAGCGCGCGCTCACCTCCGGGATGATCACCGAAGCCGTCTCCCGCGGCGACATCAACGTCTCCTACCTGCAGGTCGTCGGTTCCCTCGTCGGGCAGGTCATCGCCCGCAACGCCCGGCCCGAGGTCGCCGAGCAGTGGGTCCCGAAGATCACCAGCGGGGAGGACATCGTCGCCATCGGCCTCTCCGAACCCGGCGGCGGATCGGACGCCGGCAACCCGTCGATGACCGCCCGCAAGGAACCGAACGGCGACTGGATCCTCAACGGCACGAAGTCGATGTCCTTCGCCCTCCACGCCGGCGCGACCGTCATCTTCGCCCGCACAGAGGACGGCCGTCGCGGCCGCGGGATCAGCGCCTTCCTCGTCGAACTCGACCGCGACGGGCTCACCAAGACCGCCACGGACGACATGGGGACGCTGTGCGTCGGCCGCGGCTTCGTCGAGTTCCACGATGTCCGCATCCCCGGCGAAAACCTCCTCGGCGAAGAGGGCCAGGCCTTCACCCAGGTCATGCAGGGCTTCGACTTCTCCCGTGCACTCATCGGCCTGCAGGTCATCGGCTGCGCCCAGGTCACCCTCGACGAATCGTGGGAGTACGCCGGCACCCGCCAGGCCTTCGACCAGCCGATCAGCAAGTTCCAGGGTGTCTCATTCCCGCTGGCGGAGGCGGACACGCTGCTCACCGCCGCCCGCGGCCTGTGCCACAAGACCCTGTGGCTCAAGGACAACGGCCTGCCGCACACGAAGGAAGCCGCGATGTGCAAATGGTGGGCGCCGAAGACCGCCTACGACGTCATCAACCAGTGCCTGCTCACCCACGGCCAGTTCGGCTACCTGCGGGACTACCCGATCGAACAGCGACTGCGCGATGTTCTCGGACTGCAGATCGGTGACGGCACCGCCCAGATCATGAAGCTCATCATCTCCCGGCAGAACCTCGACCGGTCCGTCGCGCCCTAA
- a CDS encoding enoyl-CoA hydratase-related protein, with protein MSVPAFEDITYERRNAAAVITINRPQRYNAFRARTVEELIKAFKMAWADHGVQSVILTGAGDKAFCSGGDVKQRAETGDYGPSESGLFEIGLLHKTIRDIPKPVIAAVNGIAIGGGHVLHVLCDMTIAAATAKFGQSGPRVGSFDAGFGSAYLARIVGEKRAREIWFLCRQYDAETAERWGLVNKVVPPEQLLDEALAWSDEIAEKSPTAIRFLKQSFNADTDHQAGLSNMAMSALDLYAVSAEGMEGATAFAEKRAPDFASKVAHH; from the coding sequence ATGTCCGTCCCCGCCTTCGAAGACATCACCTACGAGCGTCGCAACGCCGCCGCCGTCATCACCATCAACCGCCCGCAGCGCTACAACGCCTTCCGCGCCCGGACCGTCGAAGAGCTGATCAAGGCCTTCAAGATGGCCTGGGCCGACCACGGGGTCCAGTCCGTGATCCTCACCGGTGCCGGCGACAAGGCCTTCTGCTCCGGTGGCGACGTCAAGCAGCGTGCCGAGACCGGCGACTACGGCCCCAGCGAGTCCGGACTGTTCGAGATCGGACTGCTGCACAAGACCATCCGGGACATCCCCAAGCCCGTCATCGCCGCCGTCAACGGCATCGCCATCGGCGGCGGACACGTCCTCCACGTCCTCTGCGACATGACGATTGCGGCGGCCACCGCGAAGTTCGGCCAGTCCGGACCGCGGGTCGGTTCCTTCGACGCCGGGTTCGGCAGCGCCTACCTCGCCCGCATCGTCGGTGAGAAGCGCGCTCGCGAAATCTGGTTCCTGTGCCGTCAGTACGACGCCGAGACCGCCGAGCGCTGGGGCCTGGTCAACAAGGTCGTCCCCCCGGAGCAGCTCCTCGACGAGGCCCTGGCCTGGTCCGACGAAATCGCGGAGAAGTCCCCCACCGCCATCCGTTTCCTCAAGCAGTCCTTCAACGCCGACACCGACCACCAGGCCGGACTGTCCAATATGGCGATGTCCGCCCTCGACCTCTACGCGGTCTCCGCCGAGGGCATGGAGGGCGCGACCGCCTTCGCCGAGAAGCGGGCCCCGGACTTCGCGTCCAAGGTCGCACACCACTGA